A window of Rhipicephalus microplus isolate Deutch F79 chromosome X, USDA_Rmic, whole genome shotgun sequence genomic DNA:
TGATGCAAAAAAATAACCAAAAACTTTTGAGTGGGTACCCTTCATGAACATGGTAGATGCGATAAGACAGAAGCCCAAAGCACATTCtaaacatgaatattgtcactTCAGGCTAAGCAACATGTAGCTCAGCATAAAGCTAAATTTAGTAGAGTTGGGCAGGCTGGTGCATAAGCTTAACGAAAAAATTTCAACACAAAATGAGCACAAGAGAAGACCCTATGCAGTCTTTTATCGTTTTGACGTACAGCATGCTAAGGACAATAGAAGGAGAAAATAAGCCTTAAAGGTCACTAGAACATGATGTTCCTTATAGTTATACCAATGCAAAATGTTTTGTGTGAACCTCCTTGGATTATGCTAATGCTCCTTCAAGCAAGAACTTTGTCAACTGTACAGCTGCAACTCATGTCATGAATTCAATAGGTACTGGTTTCCCGTGTCAAAGGGCTGTTGATACGCATAACACAGCATACAAGGCTGCTTCTATTTTTATAGAAGCAACTTTGCAAGCATGCTTTTGCTCATTTATCGCCAAGAAGCTTTATTTTCTTCTTCATCCCTAGTGAGCAGCTAATCACATGTCTTCGTCTGTGTCGGACTCTTCTTCGAGTGAAATCTTGGCGTGCGTTTCCGCCTCGGTGTAGACATGGTTGGGCACAAACTGGTGCTGCCCACCGGACTCCTTGCACACCCAGCTGAGCTCCAGCTCAAAGTTCTTGTCCTTGACCTCGTCATGGACAACGTAGATGATTCTAGCCGCTTCCTTGATGAGCTGCCTGCAGTCCATGTCCTTTGAGTTCAGCTTCTCCATCTCAGTCTTGGCCGCTTGGCGTGCCTTGCCAATGGCACAACCAAAGTAGCCCCATGATGTGCCCGATGGGTCGACACAGTAGAGCTGCGGCCCGTCTACGTCATAGCTGCCGAGAAGTACACTACAGCCAAAGGGTCGTACAGCACTGTACAGCGTATAGGCATGCATGTACAGCCCGACACGGTCCTTCAAGTATCTCAGCGGGATAGCCGACCCGTACTCGGAGCGGTAGTTGGATGCTTCCACACGGGCCGTCTCCACCACCtgcgtccaaaaaaaaaaaaaataaagtatacGAAAATCGCATCAGTCAGCTTTTTCCAAAATTTGCAGGGCGCATGCAAAGAGCTGGAAGCCATGTCAATGACTTGCAGCATTGCATCCACACAAAA
This region includes:
- the Prosalpha7 gene encoding proteasome alpha7 subunit, which translates into the protein MSSIGTGYDLSASQFSPDGRVFQVEYAQKAVENSGTALALRGRDGVVFAVEKLVTSKLYEAGANKRIFTVDKHVGVAVAGLLADAKQVVETARVEASNYRSEYGSAIPLRYLKDRVGLYMHAYTLYSAVRPFGCSVLLGSYDVDGPQLYCVDPSGTSWGYFGCAIGKARQAAKTEMEKLNSKDMDCRQLIKEAARIIYVVHDEVKDKNFELELSWVCKESGGQHQFVPNHVYTEAETHAKISLEEESDTDEDM